GGCCACAGCAATGAAGAGAACCACGTCATGGGGAGAGAAGTGTGATAAAGAACAATCGAGCAGCGTAGCATAAGGGGCGATGGAGGGGGAGCTGCTATTTTTTGAGGGGAGGGGCAGCCATGAGAATCTGCACAAGTGTGGGCCTGGCCAAGGGAACAGCAGGGGTAAATGTCTTAAAGCAAGGGAGGGCTGACCGCAGTTCAGGGAGAAACGAGAGGTCCACGGAGCTGGAAcagaaagggagaaggggagaggaaggagctaTGGTGCAGAGGCCTCCCTAGTGGGCCACCAGGAGGATTTGGGGTTTTATTCTGAAtgtgatgggaagccactggTTGACTCGAGCCAGAGTGTCCTAATCTAATTTGCAATTTCAAGAGTCATTCCAGCAGCCCTGAAGAAGATCTCATGGTTTCCAAAATCCTCAAACAGGTTAAAGCCCTGAGTTAGCATAAGATTGCCCTGGTTTACAGACTGAGAAGATAGAAAGCAGGAGATGAAACACCATCAAATGAGGGACACAGAGGAGCCGCCAAAGAAGTCGGAGCTGCCAGCTCAGCACTTTGCTGGAACCAGAAAGGAAGCGTCCATCGGATTCCAGGACTCAGTCTGAAGACAGCGAGGGCGGAAGGGAGACCACCGGGGTGGGGGCCAcatcagaggcagagagaaaaatagtagagcctaaatttatttttatttcttccttcctcccttcataATTCCTGTTTGAGAGTTCGTTTTATCACAtaacatttatatgtatataaattagaaaaataaatatacatataccgGAGGTTTGTGTTCAAAAGTTTATCACTGACGGAGTAGTGCAATGGAAGGAGTTTGAAGACCATTGCAGGCCCAGCTGCCTACACAGATAAGTGAGAGCTGGGGGGAAGGACGCTTTGGGGGGGTTGTGAAGTGTCAAGAGATGGGAGGTTCTCTGGATGCTGATCAAGGTCAGTGAAGGTCAAGGCAGTtagcaagagagagagatggaggtgaGGGGGGCAATGAGAATTGACAAGATAGAACACTGTCGTACCTAGTTTAGAGTCTGCCATGAGCATGGTTTTAATTATCGGAGCAGCTCCAGAGCCTCACAGGGAGCTTGGCACTTgttggcacttaataaatgttgaatgaatgaatgcaaacaGGAATGGTCTTCAAGGAAAAGGTAATGGGTGGGATTTGTGGAGGAATGGAGGATAAAGTGTTTTAGAgggtggtggaggagagagatttaTGAGCATCATGAGTCAAggacatgcattcattcaacaaatatttgctgtgCCAGGCAGTGGAGATAATGGATCTAATGGTCAAAAATACAAATAGACAAATACTTTAAGGTCATTTCCGATGGACTCAGGGTAAAGTGCTGGAGAGTGCCAGGCGAGGGGTGGGAGTTACTTTAGAAAGGGCAGTCCTAGGGACGAGCCTcccaaggaggtgacatttgacctGAGACCTGGGGAAGGAATGTttcaagcagaaggaacagcaggaaGAGCCTGGTTTTGCCGTCAGCTTGACCTTGTTGTGGTGGTCGAGTCAGAGGAAAGTGAGGGAGGCAGAGTTTCAACGATGCCATTAGACTACAAGCATTGTGACCGGGCACACAGGAGATGTGCCAAATGAATTCCGAATTCAGGCGGCTGATAACGAGCTGGTGGACTAGCATTCAAGAGTCTTTAGGAACAGACTAAAGACGATTGCATTCACCAGAATAATGCCCCCAAGTGTGTCCAGGTCCTAACCCCCAGAGCCTGTGACTATGTCGGGTTACAGCGCAAAGGGGGGTTAAAATCGCAGACGGGATTGAGGCCGCTGCTCAGCTGACCCTGAGATGGGAGATGATTCTGGATTATTCAAGTGGGCCCAGTGTATTCACAGGAAAGAGGAAGAACCAGAAAGACAGCAGCATGAGAAGGACTCAGTCTGGTGTTGGCTTTGCAGATGGGGGAAGGGGCTATGAGCAAGGAGTGCAGGTGCCTTCTAGAAGccggaaaagggaaggaaatggattctccgcCGGAGTCCCGAGAGGAGCACAGCtctgctgacgccttgattttAGCCCGGTGAGACGATGTCAGACTTACGGCCTCCACAACCGTAAGGTGgtaaatgtgtgttgtttcaagccactcagtttgtggcaaTCTGttgcagcagccacaggaaactgatGCAGACTTTGCTACGGGGAAGTGGGGGAAGCTTTAACACATACCTAAAAACATGGCAATGGCTTTGGCATTGCGCAatgggcagaggctggaagaTTTTGAGAGGCATGATAGAAAAGGCCTGGATTGCCTTGAAGAGATTGCTAGTGGAAATATGAATGTCAATACTTCACTGTCCACCTGGCAGCCAGGCTGTGCAGCCAAGGTTAAAAGGCAGGTAGGTAAGTGCCACCCAGGGGAGAGACCAGGACATGACTCAAGGTCACTGAGAACAGACAATTCGCATGCCAGGCTGTGAGTGATGTGGTGTCTACTCATAGAAGAGAGGGGAGACAGAAGGCCAAGATGCGGCCCCTTGCAATGTGTCGGCCCCCATGGCCGGTGGATCCACTCCGCAGCCCTGGAGGGCAGTGTGGCTGCACGCACCCCAACTCCTCCTTTGGGGTCTGAAATACAGAATGCTGCGAGCTTGCCTGAGGGCCATTGCCGCATGCGCTTTAAGCAGAACACAGGAGCACACCCTGAGCCTGACCCAGGGAAAGATACTCATTCCCGCCAGGGGCGCTAAGCCAGCCCAGGCTGTGAGGTCTCTTTATGCCTTGGTACAAAGATGTCCCGGGCCCAGGGCCCATTGTTATGTGGCCGAGCTAGCAAGAGTGAAAGGCACGTGCCTTTCCTAACAGTTAACGACCCTGCTAGCGAGGCCTCAGCAGGAACGAGGGGCAcagcagagaaaacaaatagccCTTCGGAGAATACCTAGATTGTCATGAGCAGACTGTTAGGAGAAACAAGGACCTCACGTTCTCTTACTGCCGTGGCGCGCCATTGTGCGTCCCCATGCCAACACACTCTCACCCAGGCACACCAGTGTATTTCGCTTCAGTCACTTAACGTTCATAACATGCTCCCACGTCCCTGTGTACTTTTCATCGTCACCCTTTGACACAGCAGCCTGGCATTCCAATCACTTGGTTGCCGTGATTTATTCAgtcactctctatttttttttttttttgctaatagaGATCATTCTGAAATGAGCACCTTTGTTCAGTATTTTATTGACTTAATAGTGAGTGTAATTAGGAATAATTtagttgtatttctttaaaagtatttagTTTGCTCTTTCTCCCAAATGGACAATTAGTCCGAATTCGTACAAGGAAGCACAGATGGAGAAATATCACAAGGGAGGCGTCAGGGGGCAGGCAGTTGGGCCCGACTCGGTGCCCGAGATCCCTCATTTCTAGGGACCAATGGCGGGCAGTGTTTTTCCCTCCCCGTGCAGTTGGGGAGCTTCTGGTTTGGGGCTTGGAAGCAAAGACAAAAGTCATGCTGTGTGTGACTCTTATCAACGCATCTAAGGAAAATGTGCTCCTGGGGAAAGTCGACAGGGTCCAGAAGCCAAAAGGGTAAGAAAGCCACGCAGGCCCCCCGAGATGCGGCTGGTCCTGCGAGCGGTCAGCACAAAGCAGGACGTTACGTTTCACTTGGGAGGCAGAGCACATCTGCTTCTCACCTGAACGAGCATGGAGAAAAAAGGGCCAGGGACTCCCCCACCCAGAGAGGGGGTACGTGCCAAGTCGAGGAAACTGTCACCGTCACTGTCCCTTTCCCATCAGTAGAGGAGCcctgtggagggagggggaggctcCTGAAATGCTTCTAGCAAGGAGAAGACGGCACGGCCCCTGCCTTTCCTGGGGGGCCGCCAGCCCTGGGCCAGCAGTGGGGGGAAGGCAGCATCCCCAAACATCACAGCTCAGACACGAGAGGGGAGGTTGAGTCCAGCTCCGGCGAAGTGAGGGAGATTGGATGACACTGAGGACGCCACCCTCCCTCTGCCCGCCACCCGCATCCTGTTTGCTCAGCCACGGAAGGTGCCCGGATCCTGCTTTTCTCTGCCAGGCTGGTTCCCTGGTGTGCAGGGCTGAGGGCTGTGGACAGTCAAGGCAGCTGATGGGGAAGGGGGGCTGCGGTCAGGGGTGCGGTTAACGGGCAAGCAGAAGGGGGATGGCCCAGGGGCTGTGGCTCTAGACAAGCTAATTTCTTGGAGCCCTGGACCCCAATTCTGCCGCCCCCTCTGCAGACTTCAGCCCTTGGCCGGTTGCCCTGGGTGCTGTGGTTGCCATGGAAACGAGATCACCTTGGTGTCCCCGAGGGCCTGTCCTGGAGTGAAGGACAAGCGGTGTGGGTCTTCCGGGGCCTGTGTGTGTTGCTCTCTGTCTGGAATACTCTGCTCCAGATGCTCAGAGGCTGCTCCACTTCTTCCATTCAGGTCTCAGCCCACAGGCACTTCCTCAGAGAGTCCTTCTCTGTTCCCCCTACTGAACACAGCCCCTCACCCCGCTACTGGCTTCCATCCCATTGCTCTGCTTTACTGTCCTCATAGCATTATCCTCGTTTGGAATTCTTgtatttgtttgtctttcttttttggcCTCCCccttgctagaatgtaagcttcatgagagcGGCACAATGCTGGACCTTCTTCCGAAAGCTCTGCCCACTCCTCCccgggccaggctctgggccagaCACACAGATGCTCCGACGTGTATGTCTTCGAGGAGAGAATGAATGCGTTTGGGGAATGGGAAGTGATGCCGTCCAGGCCTCCTAGTTGGATCGCCTTCCCCATCCGGCCGCTGCTTCTACCTTCCCTGGGCACGGCCTGGGGTCCCCTACTCCCCACTCCAGCCTTGGCCCCACTTCTGGAGGTCCTGAGGACCAACCCCCCAGAGTCCCTGACCACAGACCTCATCTCCTGCAGCAGCTGCATCCCATTCTGGTGCTGGCAACACCAAGCGCAGCCTTTGGCTCAGACTTCCAGTATGGCTACAACATGGCTGTGGTCAACACGCTGCACAAGGCAGGCTCAGGTGGATGGGAGGCAGCTGCCATCTTACTTTTGGAGGCCACCATCTTCCTTCTGAAAGCCACTGTCTAGTACTCTCATGGACACCCACTGCTAGAGACCAGGGGATGACTAGGGTTGTTTCTCTCCAGAGTGTCATCCTTTCCAGGCACATTGGGACACGGGAGGGGGATGTGAGAGGGCCCTGGATTCCCTTCCCAGTCGCTTTGGGCCTGAGTTCCACTGCCCTTCCCCTGGGAAGGTCACTTGCAGATGGGAAGAGAATGAAGTCAAGGACTAAACCCTGGGGCATTCAGGGATTGGGATTGGGGTCAggggaagcaaagaaaaaagagacagggCTCTTGTCAGGTGGGGGAGACCTGAGGGCAGAGAGTCTCCGAGGCCTAGTAAAGGACATGAgtcaggagggagggcaggccctGCTGATGAGCCAAGAGGAGGACTGAGAACTGACCGCTGGTTTTGACCTCATGGCGGGTGTGAGTGACCTTGACAAGGGCAGCTGAGGTGAGAACTGGAGGCGAAAGCTTGATTAGAGTGGGTTCAAAGGAGAATGGGTGGGTGGGAAGGAGTTCTGCTGCTCAAGAAATGCGGCTTAGTGAAGGGAGATAAAGGGGTCGTGTTAGGCTTTTATAGGGCAGAAGTCGTGTTTGTACACTGACCAGAAGGATGCCACAAAGAAGGAAGGACCAATGATGCAAGACAGACAGAAGACAATTGCAGAGAGAAGTCCCTGAAAGGGCAAGGACGGGACCCAGTGACTACTCCCGCTCATTTGGGTACATGAGTTCCGCTGCACTTTTGAAATCAATGTCATTTGTTTATAGCTACACTCCGTTCAGCATCTGCTTTATAGGAGGTACTGCACTCGTTGCTCATGGCGTATATTACTACGCTCATAATTATTAACATTGATGGAACATCTTTTCTCTGTCAAGCAATGTACCATGACTATAGCACATTGAATGCTCACAACTTCTCTGCTAGATATATATTATTTCTGTAACcgaggaggaaactaaggcttataGAGGTAatataacttgcccaaagtcacacagtattTCTTATGTGGCCTCTTGCAGAGTAAGGCTCTGCAAAGTGAATTTTTTAACAGTGAATTTTTAGCAACTTTTTGTCCAGTCGGGTTCCCCATCTCACCCCATCATACAATAGGCTTTTTTATTCTCAGGTGACAGCAGAGAATCAATTGTGTCCAAGGGTATTGGCAGAAACATCCTTCAGTACAATGACAAGAGGCAACGGAGAGCATTACCTCAGCAGCTCTCATGAGTTGCCCAATATCCTTGGCTACGGATGGGGCAATGTTTTCCAGGCCTTGAAGTCATTTTGTAACAAAATCTACTTCAAGCGACATGGAACATTCAGGGACGAGAAGGTTGTGGTGCTCCTGTTTTCTTGCACCGTATCCGTGTTTCCTCTGGGCCGCGCGTTGGGGTCGCTGACAGTTGGCCTGCTGGCTGATGGAGGCATTAGGTAAAGAGGAGGTGAGCTGTTCCCAGTTAAAATGCACCTTAGTAAACCACACTGCCTCTTGGCCATGGTGCATGTGGCGGGGAGTTGGTGTGACCTTGAAAATCAGGAGGCCTGAAGGCTAGTCCCCACGTCCCCATAGACATCACGACCTTAAAGAAAGTCTCTGAATCTCTCTGGGATTTCTTCCCCTTGTCATTTGCACAGGAACAGCAGCTCCTCGGTCATCTACGCCACGGAGGTGGTGCGTACGGCCTTCGAGAGCAAAGTTCTTGATGGTCCTTAGCGTAGTGCCTTGTCAGCACTTccagcaggtgttcaataaacttGTTGATTGGGTTTAATTCGCCATCAGGTGATCTGTGGTAACAGCTGCAGCCTCTCCCTGCTCGGCCTCATCAGCGTTGTTGTTCTGAGGTTTGGGGTTCAGCCTGAGTCACCCCACGTGCCCGGCTCATGTCTTGTTTGAGAACGAGGAACAGTCCTTGTGCTTTTCTGGCTTACATGGACTCACTGATCTTTGTGCCTAACCCAAGTTGCTACAAGGACAGGACTCCACAGATAAGGAAGGATGCCCAGGTCAAGGTTCCCAGGAAGGAGGGCGTGAGCCGAGATCTCGGGGTGCGGCACCGTGGACTCCACCTGGCCAGATCCCACCCTGGGGGTCACAGTCACACTCGGACCCGATGTGCCAAGGGTGGCAGTTTGTAGGAGGGAGTGGAAAGGCCTCCAAAGAAAACTGACTTTTAAAGAACCGTAGCAATTCAGTTTTCATGCATAAAAGAAAATGTGgccaaatgaaaattatttattacagCAAAACCCATAGGAcctgtttttttaaatacttgattAACAGTGAATTTGCCATACATTGTATACTCGAATGAAGAGAACATTCCATATGTTATAATTATGCCATAAGCCAGGCTTTTTTGTAATTCAGAGTGTGCTGCTCTCAGCTAGATCAAGAGTGACTGGACTGTTCTAGAAGCCTAGGCTtggcctccacttcctcacctaACCCCAGAGTAACAGAAGTTGGGACCTCAGAGATGGTCCCGTCACTGACCTCACTTTTCGGGTGAGGACCCTGAGACCTGCAGGTGTGGCCGAGCGGCCTCGTCCTGGCGGGGTCGGGacagccctgagctaagccgaGGCCTCTGCTCGCCAGGAAGAGCTGGAGGAGGGCAGGCATGTGTGGGCGGTTTGTTCCCTTTGGGCCTCAGGGCTGGCTGGTCCTCAGCTCTGAGTCCGGGCTCTGTCGGCAGCTCTCAGGGGTacagctgccccagggagagagcagcagCCTGAGAAAGCCAGTCTGCATATTTGGGGAGTCCACAGTGTTGCCAAGCAGGGGATTTTCATAGAACCCCTATGGCCACCCCTCAGGAGGTGTCTCTGGGTTTCTGGGTTTAGAGACCCCTCAGCCCCCAGTCCTGGCATCAGAACTCCACCTCCTTGGCTGACTGGCTCAGCGCACGTGTGTCAGTCAGGGTCCTGATGGTCCTCCAGGTGGGCACAGTGGGGACATTAAGTGCGGTGCAGCCAGCAACCACCCTCAGCTGGGGCGCTCTCTTCATTCCTGATCCACTGTTGTTTCTCCTTCAGCAAAACCCAAGCCAaaggttggggagggaggggcaaggGAGCCACTGATGCAAGTCAGCCTGGGGCATACAGCCCGGTCTGGAAGGTCAGGATGGATCCTGGGGGTAGGCTGGGGGCATCCAGCAGATTCTGTTTTTctgacagcccctccctctccatcaCAGACTCGTGGTTCCCAGCCTTGGAAGGGatcttagagatcatctagtccaactcCGTATCCCACATGTTTTGGGGATCCCTTGTTCAACATTCCCAACAACCTCCTCTAGTCTAGTCTCTGCTTGAATACCACCAGTGACAGGAAGCTCCCTACCTGCAGAGGCAGCccattcctttttccttccctactGTTTTCAGTCGGCTCCAGTTGTTAGCATGCTCCCAACCCCAACCCAGCCCCACTGGCCCCAAACCTTCCTTCCTGGGACTTCTGCCCAGTGGTCCCTACCTTCCCGCTGTACCCAGCCCTCAGCCTTTCTCAGGCACATCCCTGGCACTGCTGTAGTGGCTGGCTGGGAGAACAGGAGTTGGTGTCGGGAGAGCTGTTGCCTCAGCCCCCTGCCCTCTGGGCTCTGCTGTCCTTGCAGAAGGGGGGCCCTGCTGATCAACAGTGTCTTTACCACCGTCCCAGCTGTCCTGATGGGGGTCAGCGAAATGACCAAGCCTTTTGAGCTGATCACCTTTTCTCGGTGGTGCTGGGAGTCTGTGACAGCCGAAGGCCCAAGCACATGCTCGGGTCTGAAGGGCCTGAGGTGACATGGCCCGCACCACTGGCCGAGGTTGGAGCAGAGGACGAGGGCCttcctggctctgcctggcccTTTTCTCTCTTGAGGCATCCTCTTATCTTTGTTCCCAGGCCCTTGCAAACCTCatgctctctctccccttcccctcgtttaataaaatattctatcatgggagctggcccggtggcacagcagttgaggacgcacgttccactttggctgcccagggttcgctggttgggatcccaggtgcagacatggcgctgcttgtcaagcaaaaaaaaagcaaaaattctaTCAGGGAAAGATCTTTTAAAAGTACACTTTTATCTTAAAGTATAAATAACTGATAAAGTTTTACAAGGTATCTTCCGAGGAGGATGTACGGTTTACACTGAGAATGAGGGGCTTCAAGCAAATGAATACAGAATCTGGGGCCTCGGTCAGCCAGGGAGTGAGGTTTCTTAACTGGAGGAGGTTctcctatctttttaaaaaagtgctacAAGTAAACTGTGCTttagtaaaatcagaaaataagtcAAAGCAAAAGAGTTGTCTTGAAGTCCCAATACCTAAGGGCACACTCCTTGTCTGTGACGAGCGGCCCCAACTCTGGAAATAGGAGGGAGAGGACGTCCTCATCATGGGTCTGAGGATTCTGCGCGGGTTTCCTTACTCAACAGTCCACATGGCCCATTTCCATCCCCGCGGCAGGGCAGAGGGGCTGTGCAAGCTGCATGTCGGTGGCGGCTGACACCGTGGAGAAGCTCGGGGATGATGAGTGCGGCTGAATTAAATCTCAGGCCCCCTGCTCACAGGAGGCTGGGgctgcttctctcctcccttgATTTCTGTTCTGCTGGAACCAGGCGTCTCCTACAGTGCCCTTCCCGTGTAAGTGGGACAGTCGGCTCCCTAGAACCTTAGGGGCACTCTGGGAGCAATGACCAAGGTTTCTGTCGTTGTGGGAATCTTCCTAGCGCAGATCTCCAGCCTGCAGGCCATCCTGGGCAATCCTACAGGTGTAACCGAGCAAAAAGGGGCTCATTCTGCTCACCGCAATCTGGTGTCAATCATTGCAAACAAGCTggtggttgagaaaggaaaatttatccAATTAGCTAGCGTCATCGGAAGGTGGCGGACTAGTGTCCTGAAACCATCTTACAACCATGCAGAACCTTGAGACAGTTCTACAGGAAaatgggcaggggaggagggggtcaGGGATGTTGATTATCTGGTGTGACGAACTTCAAGGCGccatattatttctttcttctgtcactcaTGATGGGTACCAACACAGAATTCTCCTTTCTGGACGTCATCATGTTCCTGaagaactcagagaacaaagttgtcttatcacagctggggATATGCGTAAGCAAGAGTCACAGAACTAGAAGATCATGTATTTTGTAAAAGCGAGAGGTGCTTAATCATCTAGGCTACGTGCAGGCTAGAATGTCTTCACAGAGACTAGTGAGGCGGGGCATAGTTACAGTACTGCTTCTTTTCCCtaagatggcttccctcatgtTTACTTAAGATCTAGCTGTTATACAGGGACCCACAGCATGCCGAGGTCAAAGCAGAAGAGGGTGCGTGGGGGCCACGAAGGGCCAGTTGTTCACTCAGCTGTGCCCATGTTCCTGGCGGATCAAATCAGAGGAGGCCGAGAGGTGACCTTTGAGTCGGGCAATGAGCAGCTTGGTGGACGTGCGTGAGCTTGATGAGGGGAGTTTTGGTGAGTGATGGGGACAAATTGTGCTTGGGAACGGAAGGAGAAGACGTGGAGACAAGAGGCATACACACCTCTTGTGAGTTTTGCTATAAAGGGGAGGACAGAAGTTGGGTGGAAGCCGGAAGGGGcagtagggtggggaaaagaggtatttttttcttttgaggaagattagccctgagctaacatctgccaccaatcctcctctttttgctgaggaagactgccctgacctaacatccgtgcccatcttcctctactttatatgtgggatgcctaccacaacatggcttgccaagtggtgccgtgtccgcacctgggatctgaactggcgaaccctagggcaccgaagcggaatgtgcacacttaacatgccacggggctggccccatgaagaAGTAGTTTTTTAGCTGGGAAAAATAACAGTATCCTGGCTTGACTGGTATAGGAATGGTCCAGTAGGGAAGGAAGTCCGTGCAGGAGCAGGTGGGCACACAGCCATGGTTACTGTGATGTAAGTGGACGTGGCACTGTTAGATGTTTTCTTctggttgtttccactttctcagtgaaataagagGCAAGGCCATTGCCTGAGGGAGGGGGAGCGTGGCAGGGTTGGGGAGGGTGGAGGtttaggagagaggagaaaggggaaattGTCATCTAGGGGAGTGGGCCAGAGAAGGGACGGGGAAGGGTGGCTTGAATGCAGGTCGGCATTAAAGGCCTACAAGAACACAGTGGGGTGTTTTGGGggttctttttggaggaagattatccctgagctaactgctgccaatcctcctctttttgctgaggaagactggccctgagctaacatccatgcccatcttcctctactttatatgtaggacgcctaccacagcatggctgccaagcggtgccatgtccgcacccgggatctgaactgtgaacccctggccgatgaagcagaacgtgcgcacttaaccactgtgccaccgggccagcccctgtttttgtttttttaataaacattttcaaattatcCAATTCCACACAAATTCCTTTAATGGGTGGATTTATGTCTTAGGGATTCCCCTCAGTAGGGTGAAGAGCTCAGAACCCAGCAGGTACTCAAGGAAAGGTCATTAGAGTTAACGATTCCCAAACTGCCCCGTGAGGTTAAACGTTAGACACGATCGGCGAAGGGGATCCTGACAGAAGCCATGCTGGCCTGCTGTTGCCAAGAGCCCCCTTGTCCGGATGCCTGGTGTGTGCTGTCGCTTTCAACCCTCGCCACTCTGTGCGTGGCactttatcatcatcattgtcatcttcatatcatcatctttattttactgatgagaaactGAGAATTTGGCTAAATAACTCATCCAGTTCCCATTATAGCTAGGAGGGTTAGCTGAATCTCAGCACCGTGCCTTAACCCAAACCTTCCAGAAGGAGCTCACACAGCCACAGTGCTGGGACCACCCCCCTCTCCAACCCCAGCCTCTAG
The genomic region above belongs to Equus caballus isolate H_3958 breed thoroughbred chromosome 2, TB-T2T, whole genome shotgun sequence and contains:
- the LOC102148761 gene encoding LOW QUALITY PROTEIN: solute carrier family 2, facilitated glucose transporter member 7 (The sequence of the model RefSeq protein was modified relative to this genomic sequence to represent the inferred CDS: inserted 2 bases in 2 codons; substituted 2 bases at 2 genomic stop codons), with amino-acid sequence MEKKGPGTPPPREGQLHPILVLATPSAAFGSDFQYGYNMAVVNTLHKALKSFCNKIYFKRHGTFRDEKVVVLLFSCTVSVFPLGRALGSLTVGLLADGGIRRGALLINSVFTTVPAVLMGVSEMTKPFELITFSRWCWESVTAEGPSTCSGVSYSALPVXVGQSAPXNLRGTLGAMTKVSVVVGIFLAQISSLQAILGNPTGVTEQKGAHSAHRNLVSIIANKLVVEKGKFIQLASVIGRPGLLTVTGVSALLRSLSLHFLPESHTRLLHISASLWQLISVMVLIGGQQLSTRPAGSLSPSLLHASRAVCPRGPVRSMVRTEVFLWSSXRAAFLVDRALHLRRSSLTQVTRGSGLPSSKARESELSQGKRAEPLEVIGAYSFVIFPGIXLLTAVYICVVIPETKGQTFVEINRIFAKRNRVEIPEKKEEITDVGPHLRSLPTKETTFQRLCLHRNSSSSVIYATEVVRTAFESKVLDGP